In Brevibacillus brevis, a genomic segment contains:
- a CDS encoding oxalate decarboxylase family bicupin, whose translation MKNSFDNHAAKESIPQPIREDGAGWWDFGPRDVMRDRENPDMLVSPATDAGTLPNLKFSFSDTYMQLNQGGWSREVTIRQLPIATTLAGVNMALTPGGVRELHWHQQAEWSIMLVGKARITAVDQNGRNFSADVGVGDLWYFPPGIPHSIQGLEEGCEFLLVFDDGHFSDLNTLSISDWFAHTPPDILSANFGVPESAFDGIPNQQVYIFQGTIPGPLASEQVPDPFGTVPLSFSHRLLKQEPLVFPGGTVRIVDSTNFPISTRVAAALVEVKPGGMRELHWHPNADEWQYYIQGTGRMTVFGGEGTARTFDYRAGDVGYVPRAFGHYIQNTGDRSLWFLEMFRSDRFEDVSLNQWMALTPHPLVQENLQTGPELMDALREEKWSVVKYPGYSYTPRTNK comes from the coding sequence ATGAAGAACAGTTTTGACAATCATGCTGCGAAGGAGTCGATCCCGCAGCCGATCAGGGAGGACGGTGCCGGTTGGTGGGATTTTGGCCCGCGGGACGTCATGCGAGATCGAGAAAACCCCGATATGCTCGTCTCTCCCGCCACTGATGCCGGCACCCTGCCCAATTTAAAGTTCTCTTTCTCCGATACCTACATGCAGCTCAATCAAGGCGGATGGTCACGTGAGGTTACCATTCGGCAGCTTCCGATCGCGACTACCCTGGCTGGCGTCAATATGGCGCTTACCCCTGGCGGCGTGCGCGAATTGCACTGGCATCAGCAGGCGGAATGGTCGATCATGCTTGTAGGCAAGGCACGGATTACAGCAGTCGACCAGAACGGAAGGAACTTTAGCGCCGATGTCGGTGTGGGAGACTTGTGGTACTTCCCCCCCGGGATTCCCCACTCCATTCAAGGTCTGGAAGAAGGATGCGAGTTTTTGCTCGTTTTCGATGATGGCCATTTTTCCGACCTGAACACGCTCTCTATTTCGGATTGGTTCGCCCACACCCCGCCAGATATCCTCTCAGCCAATTTTGGTGTGCCCGAAAGCGCCTTCGATGGGATCCCGAACCAACAGGTGTACATTTTCCAAGGCACGATTCCCGGCCCGCTCGCATCCGAGCAAGTACCCGATCCCTTCGGCACGGTGCCGCTGAGCTTTTCACACCGCCTGTTGAAACAGGAACCGCTCGTTTTTCCGGGAGGTACCGTCCGCATCGTTGACTCGACCAATTTTCCGATCTCCACAAGGGTCGCGGCGGCATTGGTAGAGGTCAAACCAGGTGGCATGAGAGAATTGCACTGGCATCCAAACGCGGACGAGTGGCAGTATTATATCCAGGGCACAGGACGAATGACGGTCTTCGGGGGCGAAGGAACAGCCCGCACCTTCGATTATCGGGCAGGCGACGTCGGATATGTGCCGCGTGCCTTTGGCCATTACATCCAAAACACCGGTGACCGAAGTCTGTGGTTTCTCGAGATGTTCAGAAGCGACCGCTTTGAAGATGTGTCGTTGAATCAATGGATGGCACTGACCCCTCATCCACTGGTTCAGGAAAACCTCCAGACAGGCCCTGAATTGATGGATGCCCTGCGAGAAGAAAAATGGTCGGTCGTGAAATATCCGGGATATTCCTATACGCCAAGAACGAACAAGTAA
- a CDS encoding RNA ligase family protein, translated as MNPIIPLEPISCEEIPQGPNWIAQVKWDGVRVLTYYDGREVRLFNRKLNERTFHYPELTSISNYCSAGSIILDGEIIALKNGKPSFYEVMKRDGIRKLNNVDVVRKSVPITYMVFDILYLNGQWVTSSLLSERQKILRDVIQPTDDVQLVDNFDGTALYEAVRLQEMEGIVVKDLASTYLINGKDARWQKKKYYKDIIAVVGGVTFRGSLVNSLLLGLFDQDGRFRYIGHAGTGKLTQSDWRNLTERIGPLVQKSMPFVNKPPRTANTVWLRPEITVKIKFAEWVEGHSLRQPSIQGFVDLPAHQCVME; from the coding sequence ATGAACCCGATTATTCCACTGGAACCCATTAGCTGTGAAGAAATACCCCAAGGACCGAACTGGATTGCCCAGGTGAAATGGGACGGGGTTCGCGTATTGACTTATTACGATGGTCGTGAAGTGCGGCTGTTCAATCGCAAGCTCAATGAGCGAACGTTTCATTACCCGGAGCTGACATCGATCTCGAATTATTGCTCAGCAGGCTCCATCATCCTGGACGGAGAGATCATCGCCTTAAAAAATGGAAAACCTTCTTTTTATGAGGTGATGAAAAGGGACGGGATCCGGAAGCTGAACAACGTGGATGTCGTTCGTAAAAGCGTTCCCATCACCTATATGGTCTTTGACATACTCTATCTGAATGGTCAATGGGTAACTTCTTCCCTTCTCTCAGAGAGACAAAAGATACTGCGAGATGTCATTCAGCCGACGGACGATGTTCAACTGGTGGATAACTTTGACGGGACGGCTTTGTACGAAGCGGTCAGGCTACAGGAAATGGAAGGAATTGTAGTCAAGGACCTTGCCAGCACCTACTTGATAAACGGCAAAGATGCTCGATGGCAAAAGAAAAAATATTATAAAGACATAATTGCGGTAGTCGGTGGGGTCACCTTTCGAGGCAGCCTTGTGAATTCTCTTCTGCTAGGGCTATTCGATCAGGATGGCCGATTCAGATACATCGGACATGCAGGGACAGGAAAACTAACCCAAAGCGACTGGAGAAACCTTACGGAACGGATCGGGCCGCTCGTCCAAAAAAGCATGCCATTTGTGAATAAACCGCCGCGGACTGCTAATACGGTTTGGCTTCGGCCAGAAATTACCGTGAAGATCAAATTTGCAGAATGGGTAGAGGGACATTCCCTTCGTCAGCCAAGCATACAAGGATTTGTAGATCTTCCTGCGCACCAATGTGTGATGGAGTAG